A genomic segment from Pseudosulfitobacter sp. DSM 107133 encodes:
- a CDS encoding extracellular solute-binding protein, giving the protein MYGDPALPPDFVSLPYVNADAPRGGAIVLGNTGGFDSLNPFVRKGNVPWQLATFTHESLMGRSLDEPFTLYGLLAESVEVSDDRTEVRFVLRPEAAFSDGTPVTVEDVIWSYKTLGTEGHPRYHGLWAQITSITQDGPRAVKMTFAPGNRELALLAGMRPILSKAQWEGRDFANAPLSDVPLGTGPYVVSDYEGGRFVQLTRNPDYWGADVPVRRGTNNFDSIRIDFYGDSTVLLEGFKAGEISAIREFNAERWTSQYDFPRALNGDVVQTEIPHGKPSGMTGLAMNTRRAPFDDWRVRAALIHAFNFEYINDTLTGGAQPRITSYFSNSVLAMQPGPAAPDVAALLTPFAADLPEGTLAGYALPVSDGSARNRKGLRAATKLLQEAGFSAEGGTLRGPDGTPFTFDILLPKGSTENIAIADIYVGALARLGITATIETVDDAQFLARTNSFDFDMTYFRRALSLSPGNEQRYYWSSEAADAEGSRNLPGINSPAVDAMIDAMLGAEGQDQFVAATRALDRVLTAGRYVIPFWQYSEGRIAHIKQMKHPEIIPIYGDGPNYMPEIWWWQD; this is encoded by the coding sequence ATGTATGGCGATCCCGCCCTGCCACCCGATTTTGTGTCACTCCCTTATGTGAACGCCGACGCACCGCGCGGCGGGGCCATCGTGCTGGGCAACACCGGCGGCTTTGATTCCCTCAATCCCTTCGTGCGAAAAGGCAACGTGCCCTGGCAGCTGGCCACCTTCACGCACGAAAGTTTGATGGGCCGCTCTCTGGACGAACCGTTCACTTTGTACGGTCTGCTGGCCGAATCGGTCGAGGTTTCCGACGACCGGACCGAAGTGCGATTCGTCCTGCGCCCCGAGGCGGCTTTTTCCGATGGAACACCCGTTACGGTTGAAGACGTGATCTGGAGTTACAAGACCTTGGGCACCGAAGGGCATCCAAGATACCACGGGCTGTGGGCGCAGATCACCTCGATCACGCAGGACGGGCCGCGCGCGGTCAAGATGACCTTTGCGCCCGGAAACCGCGAACTGGCCCTGCTGGCGGGTATGCGCCCGATCCTCAGCAAGGCCCAGTGGGAGGGGCGCGATTTTGCCAATGCACCGCTCTCGGATGTGCCCCTGGGCACTGGTCCCTATGTGGTCAGCGATTACGAAGGCGGGCGGTTTGTGCAACTGACCCGCAACCCCGACTATTGGGGCGCGGATGTGCCGGTGCGGCGCGGGACCAACAACTTTGACAGCATCCGCATTGATTTCTACGGCGACAGCACCGTGCTGCTTGAAGGGTTCAAGGCGGGCGAGATTTCCGCAATCCGCGAGTTCAACGCCGAACGCTGGACCTCGCAATATGATTTCCCCCGCGCGCTGAACGGCGATGTGGTGCAGACAGAGATCCCCCATGGCAAGCCGTCGGGCATGACAGGCCTTGCCATGAACACCCGCCGTGCGCCCTTTGACGACTGGCGGGTGCGTGCTGCACTGATCCATGCGTTCAACTTTGAATATATCAACGACACGCTGACCGGGGGCGCGCAGCCGCGCATCACCTCGTATTTCTCGAATTCGGTTCTGGCGATGCAACCCGGCCCTGCCGCACCCGACGTCGCCGCGCTGCTGACCCCCTTTGCCGCCGATCTGCCCGAGGGCACGCTTGCGGGTTATGCCCTGCCCGTTTCCGACGGCAGCGCGCGCAATCGCAAGGGTCTGCGGGCCGCCACCAAACTGCTGCAAGAGGCCGGATTTTCCGCCGAGGGCGGCACCCTGCGCGGCCCCGACGGTACGCCATTCACCTTTGACATCCTGCTGCCCAAAGGCAGTACCGAAAACATCGCCATTGCCGATATCTATGTGGGCGCGCTGGCACGTCTGGGCATCACGGCCACCATCGAAACCGTTGACGATGCGCAGTTTCTGGCCCGCACCAACAGTTTCGATTTCGATATGACCTATTTCCGCCGCGCCCTGTCGCTGTCTCCGGGCAACGAACAGCGCTATTACTGGAGCAGTGAAGCCGCCGACGCCGAAGGCTCGCGCAATCTGCCCGGCATCAATAGCCCCGCCGTCGATGCAATGATCGACGCAATGCTGGGGGCCGAAGGACAGGACCAGTTTGTCGCCGCCACCCGCGCGCTGGACCGAGTGCTGACAGCGGGGCGCTATGTCATTCCGTTCTGGCAATACTCGGAAGGGCGCATTGCCCATATCAAACAGATGAAACACCCCGAAATAATCCCGATTTACGGTGACGGGCCCAATTACATGCCTGAAATCTGGTGGTGGCAGGATTGA
- a CDS encoding MIP/aquaporin family protein produces MMRKLAAEGLGTALLLVGVVGSGIMGQTLADGNTAIALLANAVATGCMLYVIITTLGPVSGAHFNPAVTLAFWLRGEITTRPAVGYVLVQIAGGIVGVWATHAMFDQPILQASTTMHRTGIAQWWSEAMATFGLLFVIFGGLKSRPEAVPALVAFYITGAYWFTASTSFANPAVTIARGFSDTFAGIYPGHIAAFIVVQLVTVPLAHLILTWLFRD; encoded by the coding sequence ATGATGCGCAAACTGGCGGCCGAAGGGCTGGGCACCGCATTGCTGTTGGTGGGCGTGGTCGGCTCTGGCATCATGGGACAGACGCTGGCGGACGGAAACACCGCCATCGCGCTCTTGGCCAATGCGGTGGCCACGGGCTGTATGCTTTACGTGATCATCACCACGCTGGGGCCGGTTTCGGGCGCGCATTTCAACCCCGCTGTGACGCTGGCCTTTTGGCTGCGCGGCGAGATCACGACGCGCCCCGCCGTCGGTTACGTTCTGGTTCAGATCGCGGGCGGGATCGTCGGCGTCTGGGCGACACATGCGATGTTCGATCAACCGATCCTGCAAGCCTCGACCACCATGCACCGCACCGGTATCGCGCAATGGTGGTCCGAGGCGATGGCGACGTTCGGGCTGTTGTTCGTGATCTTCGGCGGCCTGAAATCACGTCCCGAGGCAGTGCCTGCGTTGGTCGCCTTCTACATCACGGGGGCCTATTGGTTCACCGCATCCACCAGCTTTGCCAACCCTGCGGTGACCATTGCACGCGGCTTTTCCGACACGTTTGCGGGCATCTATCCCGGCCATATCGCGGCCTTTATCGTGGTGCAGCTGGTCACGGTGCCGCTGGCGCACCTGATCCTGACGTGGCTGTTCCGTGACTAG
- a CDS encoding XRE family transcriptional regulator yields MTGKSPRSLIEIARTSGEDMPAQPLDLGARVRDLRKARDWTLEQAAKQAGIARSTLSKIENGQMSPTYDALKKLAVGLQISVPQLFTPPQAERVNGRMAVTKNGQGNQQATATYEHELLAETLVKKQMLPYRARVRARSMDEFDGWVRHDGEEFLYVLTGVITLYTEFYEPIEMRRGDSAYYDATMGHNVVSTSPEDAMILWVTSLT; encoded by the coding sequence ATGACCGGAAAAAGCCCCAGATCTCTGATCGAAATCGCCCGCACCAGCGGCGAGGATATGCCTGCGCAGCCTCTCGACCTGGGGGCGCGGGTGCGCGATCTGCGCAAGGCGCGCGACTGGACGCTGGAACAGGCGGCGAAACAGGCGGGCATTGCGCGCTCGACCCTGTCCAAGATCGAGAACGGTCAGATGTCGCCCACCTATGACGCACTGAAAAAGCTGGCGGTGGGCTTGCAGATTTCTGTGCCACAGCTGTTCACCCCGCCACAGGCCGAGCGTGTGAACGGGCGTATGGCAGTCACCAAGAACGGGCAGGGCAACCAGCAGGCCACGGCGACCTATGAGCACGAACTGCTGGCCGAAACGCTGGTGAAAAAGCAGATGTTGCCGTACCGCGCCCGCGTGCGCGCCCGCAGCATGGACGAATTCGACGGCTGGGTGCGCCATGACGGCGAAGAGTTTCTCTATGTGCTGACGGGTGTCATCACCCTTTACACCGAGTTCTACGAGCCCATCGAGATGCGCCGTGGCGACAGTGCCTATTACGACGCCACCATGGGCCACAACGTGGTCAGCACCAGCCCCGAGGATGCGATGATCCTTTGGGTGACCTCGCTGACCTGA
- a CDS encoding class I adenylate-forming enzyme family protein: MLSIFAQGVHPRCPAPFNMADHVLRAGAARPDHPALSILHSDHSDDWTYADLIAAIRGTATGLLQHAEAGQMVLMRLGNTVDFPIAYLGAIWAGLVPIPTSAALTDPEVAAILAELPVAAILRDSAVSCPDDPRCIPLDNLQAMRTLPPANAAMGDPDRLAYVIYTSGTSGKPRAVAHAHRAIWARGMMHQGWYGLRSDDRLCHAGAFNWTYTLGTGLMDPWTLGATALIPAPGTAAADLPDLLARHRATIFAAAPGVYRQMLKGRETLPLPVLRHGLSAGEKLPDRIRDAWVAATGTPVYEAYGMSECSTFISSSPTNPATAGASGQPQPGRHIAIVDDTGTPQPIDQPGIIAVHRSDPGLMLEYIGAPEETAQKFAGDWFLTGDEAQMDADYQITYLGRADDMMNAGGYRVSPIEVEQALLSHGGITAVAATDVLVKADTRVIAAFYTGPTALDETELKAWAEPRLAQYKRPRLYIHIDALPTGANNKILRRQLRAAFDAGQIPGQITPT; encoded by the coding sequence ATGCTGTCCATCTTTGCCCAAGGGGTTCACCCCCGCTGCCCCGCTCCGTTCAACATGGCCGATCACGTCCTGCGTGCAGGTGCCGCGCGACCTGATCATCCGGCGCTGAGCATCCTGCATTCGGATCATTCCGACGACTGGACCTATGCCGACCTGATTGCCGCCATTCGTGGCACCGCGACGGGGCTGCTGCAGCACGCCGAGGCCGGGCAGATGGTGTTGATGCGGCTGGGCAATACGGTGGATTTCCCGATTGCCTACCTTGGGGCCATCTGGGCGGGTCTGGTGCCGATCCCGACCTCGGCGGCGCTGACGGATCCCGAGGTTGCGGCGATCCTGGCCGAATTGCCCGTGGCCGCGATCCTGCGCGATTCGGCTGTGTCCTGCCCGGATGATCCGCGCTGCATCCCGCTGGACAACCTGCAAGCAATGCGTACTCTGCCTCCTGCGAATGCTGCCATGGGCGATCCCGACCGGCTGGCCTATGTCATCTACACCTCGGGCACCTCCGGCAAGCCGCGCGCCGTGGCCCATGCGCACCGTGCGATCTGGGCGCGCGGGATGATGCATCAGGGCTGGTACGGGCTGCGCAGCGATGACCGGCTGTGCCATGCGGGTGCGTTCAACTGGACCTATACGCTGGGCACCGGCCTGATGGATCCCTGGACACTGGGCGCCACGGCGCTGATCCCCGCGCCGGGCACCGCTGCGGCGGATCTGCCCGATCTGCTGGCCCGCCACCGCGCCACCATCTTTGCCGCCGCTCCCGGCGTCTACCGCCAGATGCTGAAGGGTCGCGAAACGCTGCCCCTGCCCGTCCTGCGCCACGGGCTGAGCGCGGGGGAAAAGCTGCCCGACCGCATTCGCGACGCATGGGTCGCGGCCACGGGCACGCCTGTCTACGAGGCTTACGGCATGTCCGAATGTTCCACCTTCATCTCGTCCAGCCCGACCAATCCCGCCACCGCAGGCGCATCCGGCCAGCCGCAACCGGGCCGCCACATCGCCATTGTCGATGACACCGGCACCCCCCAACCCATCGACCAGCCCGGTATCATTGCCGTGCATCGCAGCGATCCTGGCCTGATGCTGGAATATATCGGCGCGCCCGAGGAAACCGCCCAGAAATTTGCAGGCGACTGGTTCCTGACCGGAGACGAGGCGCAGATGGACGCCGATTATCAGATCACCTATCTGGGCCGCGCTGATGATATGATGAACGCAGGCGGCTACCGTGTCTCTCCCATCGAGGTGGAACAGGCCCTGTTGTCACATGGCGGCATCACCGCCGTCGCCGCGACCGACGTATTGGTCAAAGCAGACACCCGCGTGATCGCCGCCTTTTACACCGGACCCACAGCACTGGACGAAACCGAACTGAAAGCCTGGGCCGAACCGCGCCTGGCGCAATACAAACGCCCCCGTCTGTATATCCATATCGACGCCCTGCCCACAGGTGCCAACAACAAGATCCTGCGCCGCCAGTTGCGCGCGGCCTTTGACGCCGGCCAGATTCCGGGCCAGATCACACCCACGTAA
- a CDS encoding DsbA family oxidoreductase, with product MPAAAIKLDIMSDPICPWCYIGKTYLDRALEQNPDHPFVIEWHPFQLNPDMPAEGMDRRAYLEGKFGGKEGAVKAYAPVVEHAQKAGLKIDFEAMKRTPNTLNAHRLIHWAGIEGRQTAAVSALFKAYFVEGRDIGDIDTLADIADGIELDAAVIRRLLESDADQQQIIDRDAHSRKMGITSVPTFIVAGQHAVPGAQPPELWSKVIAELAAQESNN from the coding sequence ATGCCCGCAGCCGCCATCAAGCTTGATATCATGTCCGATCCGATTTGCCCGTGGTGCTATATCGGCAAAACCTATCTGGACCGCGCGCTTGAGCAGAACCCGGATCATCCCTTTGTCATCGAATGGCATCCCTTCCAGCTGAACCCCGACATGCCCGCCGAAGGCATGGACCGCCGCGCCTATCTGGAAGGCAAGTTCGGTGGCAAGGAAGGCGCAGTCAAAGCCTATGCGCCCGTGGTCGAACACGCGCAAAAGGCAGGCCTGAAAATCGACTTTGAAGCGATGAAGCGCACGCCCAACACCCTGAACGCCCACCGGCTGATCCACTGGGCCGGCATCGAAGGCCGCCAGACCGCCGCCGTGTCTGCCCTGTTCAAGGCCTATTTCGTCGAAGGCCGCGACATTGGCGACATCGACACGCTGGCCGACATTGCCGACGGCATCGAACTGGACGCGGCCGTGATCCGCCGTTTGCTCGAGTCCGACGCCGATCAACAACAGATCATCGACCGCGACGCGCACAGCCGCAAGATGGGCATCACATCGGTGCCTACATTCATCGTCGCAGGCCAACATGCGGTGCCCGGCGCACAGCCGCCCGAACTGTGGTCAAAGGTGATTGCCGAACTCGCGGCACAAGAAAGCAACAACTGA
- a CDS encoding LicD family protein has protein sequence MAEKEVTPTEARNLRISEIRMIALAEIATKSTDLDHWSYYIEVNELKRRPLTIEWLEAVVMLAVIGRIRPARVFGWMKKLREKREKVGQIDVFDTFEARLRSYLYPETLTNHGYDRQTFADLDHDSVWAQVENHLSALRDEGYEVFLNSGTLLGVVRDEKLIAHDDDIDLAVILKAGTEEEAAKEWRDLKGRLQELDLFDEDNHNQAAIYKLTPAGPTQIDLFPAWVQDDKVFVYPHTHGDLAREDVLPLRKCAVTGNALPAAPEKMLTLNYGAEWGKPDPLFKFPWAAANDRFAPFLERLAQ, from the coding sequence ATGGCAGAAAAAGAGGTAACGCCCACAGAGGCGCGCAACCTGCGCATATCCGAAATCCGGATGATCGCACTGGCGGAAATTGCAACAAAATCGACAGATCTGGACCATTGGTCCTATTACATCGAAGTGAACGAGCTGAAGCGTCGTCCGTTGACGATCGAATGGTTGGAAGCGGTGGTGATGCTGGCTGTTATCGGGCGCATCCGTCCGGCCCGCGTCTTTGGCTGGATGAAGAAACTGCGCGAAAAACGCGAAAAAGTCGGCCAGATCGACGTCTTTGACACCTTTGAAGCACGGCTGCGCAGCTATCTTTATCCCGAAACGCTGACCAACCACGGCTATGACCGTCAGACCTTTGCCGATCTGGACCACGACAGCGTCTGGGCACAGGTCGAAAACCACCTCAGTGCGCTGCGCGACGAAGGCTACGAGGTGTTCCTGAACTCGGGCACCCTGCTGGGGGTGGTGCGTGATGAAAAACTGATTGCACATGACGACGACATCGACCTTGCCGTGATCCTGAAAGCAGGCACCGAGGAAGAGGCCGCCAAAGAGTGGCGTGACCTGAAGGGCCGTTTGCAGGAACTGGACCTGTTTGACGAAGACAACCACAATCAGGCCGCGATCTACAAACTGACGCCCGCAGGCCCGACGCAGATCGACCTGTTCCCTGCATGGGTGCAGGACGACAAGGTTTTTGTCTATCCGCACACCCATGGCGATCTGGCGCGCGAAGATGTGCTGCCCCTGCGCAAATGCGCCGTTACGGGCAACGCCCTGCCCGCGGCGCCCGAAAAGATGCTGACACTGAACTATGGCGCGGAATGGGGAAAACCCGATCCGCTTTTCAAATTTCCCTGGGCTGCGGCGAACGACCGCTTTGCCCCTTTCCTGGAAAGGCTGGCGCAATGA
- a CDS encoding adenylyltransferase/cytidyltransferase family protein, protein MTRTPITVLTYGTFDLFHHGHVRLLQRLSQLGDELIVGCSTDEFNDIKGKRCVMPFSQRREVLEACRYVTRVIPEETWEQKRSDIVNHNVSIFAMGDDWTGHFDDLGDLTRVLYLPRTPDVSTTELKTRIQQRVSAA, encoded by the coding sequence ATGACCCGCACCCCGATCACCGTCTTGACCTATGGCACCTTCGATCTGTTTCATCACGGCCATGTCCGTCTGTTGCAACGCCTGTCGCAGCTGGGTGACGAGCTGATTGTCGGCTGCTCGACAGACGAATTTAACGACATCAAAGGCAAACGCTGCGTGATGCCCTTTTCGCAACGGCGCGAGGTGCTGGAGGCCTGCCGCTATGTCACGCGGGTGATCCCCGAAGAAACATGGGAGCAGAAACGCTCGGACATCGTGAACCACAACGTGTCGATTTTTGCGATGGGCGACGACTGGACCGGACATTTTGACGATCTGGGCGACCTGACACGGGTTCTGTATTTGCCGCGCACGCCGGATGTGTCCACCACCGAACTGAAAACACGCATTCAGCAACGGGTGTCCGCAGCGTAA
- a CDS encoding multidrug effflux MFS transporter, whose translation MGMMFATIAFSIDAMLPALPQIADDLTDGDAARAALILTVFLMGMGLGTFFTGPLSDALGRKPVVYAGAALYILSAAVGWYEDSFVPVLIARFFQGLGAAGPRVVALAIIRDLYAGRGMARIMSIVMMIFTLVPAFAPAMGAVIMGFSGWRGIFGAFVLFSIISVGWLGLRLPETLPREARRPLRFRLMRDAVIEMFRHPTVRLSIIVQTLIVAMLFCTLMLIQPIYADVYGRGDSFPFWFGLVALISGLASLTNALVVVRLGMRRLVTWALATQVVLAGAMLALTTAHLPGEFYLFLLWQLSLFCTASFAIGNLNAIAMDPMGHIAGMAASVIGAFSTLAAAAIASPVALFYDGTARPLALAALLFVAVGYALMLWMGRIERAGAQA comes from the coding sequence ATGGGCATGATGTTCGCCACCATCGCCTTTTCCATCGACGCGATGCTGCCCGCCCTGCCGCAGATCGCAGACGACCTGACAGATGGCGATGCGGCACGGGCCGCGCTGATCCTGACGGTGTTCCTGATGGGTATGGGTCTGGGCACATTCTTCACCGGCCCCTTGTCCGACGCACTGGGACGCAAGCCGGTGGTTTATGCCGGTGCAGCCCTCTATATCCTCTCCGCCGCCGTGGGCTGGTACGAAGACAGCTTTGTGCCGGTGCTGATCGCCCGGTTTTTTCAGGGACTTGGCGCTGCCGGTCCCCGCGTCGTGGCGCTGGCGATCATCCGCGATCTATACGCAGGCCGTGGCATGGCGCGGATCATGTCCATCGTGATGATGATCTTTACACTGGTGCCCGCCTTTGCCCCCGCAATGGGAGCGGTGATCATGGGCTTTTCCGGCTGGCGCGGGATTTTCGGGGCCTTTGTGCTGTTCTCGATCATCTCGGTGGGATGGCTTGGCCTGCGGCTGCCCGAAACCCTGCCCCGCGAAGCCCGCCGCCCGCTGCGATTCCGCCTGATGCGCGACGCGGTGATCGAGATGTTCCGCCATCCCACCGTGCGCCTGTCGATCATCGTGCAAACCCTGATCGTTGCGATGCTGTTCTGCACGCTGATGCTGATCCAGCCAATCTATGCCGATGTCTACGGGCGCGGTGACAGCTTTCCGTTCTGGTTCGGGCTGGTGGCGCTGATTTCGGGGCTGGCCAGCCTGACCAACGCGCTGGTGGTGGTGCGGCTGGGTATGCGTCGGCTGGTCACCTGGGCGCTGGCCACCCAAGTCGTTCTGGCGGGCGCGATGCTGGCGCTGACCACCGCGCATCTGCCGGGCGAGTTCTACCTGTTCCTGTTGTGGCAGCTGTCGCTGTTCTGCACCGCCAGCTTTGCCATCGGCAACCTAAACGCCATCGCCATGGACCCGATGGGCCATATTGCGGGCATGGCGGCATCGGTGATTGGCGCGTTTTCCACATTGGCCGCCGCGGCCATCGCATCGCCTGTGGCGCTGTTCTATGACGGCACGGCACGGCCACTGGCCCTTGCCGCATTGCTGTTCGTGGCGGTGGGTTATGCGCTGATGCTGTGGATGGGCCGGATCGAGCGCGCCGGGGCGCAGGCTTAA